The nucleotide sequence aataaaataaaatccactgaagaggctgtggagcagcacaggtaacgcacgacaacagtgctaaaaaataaaataaaaatccactgaacaggctgtggagcagcacaggcaacgcacgacaacagcgctaaaataaaataaaaatccactggacaggctgtggagcagcacaggcaacgcacgacaacagtgcaaaaaaaaaaaaaaaaaaaaaatccactgaacaggctgtggagcagcacaggtaacgcacgacaacagtgctaaaaaataaaataaaaatccactgaacaggctgtggagcagcacaggtaacacacgacaacagtgctaaaaaataaaataaaaatccactgaacaggctgtggagcagcacaggtaacacacgacaacagtgctaaaaaataaaataaaaatccactgaacaggctgtggagcagcacaggcaacgcacgacaacagcgctaaaataaaataaaaatccactggacaggctgtggagcagcacaggtaacacacgacaacagcgccaaaaaataaaataaaaatccactgaagaggctgtggagcagcacaggtaacacacgacaacagcgccaaaaaataaaataaaaatccactgaagaggctgtggagcagcacaggtaacacacgacaacagtgctaaaaaataaaataaaaatccactgaacaggctgtggagcagcacaggcaacgcacgacaacagcgctaaaataaaataaaaatccactggacaggctgtggagcagcacaggtaacacacgacaacagcgccaaaaaataaaataaaaatccactgaacaggctgtggagcagcacaggtaacacacgacaacagcgccaaaaaataaaataaaaatccactgaagaggctgtggagcagcacaggtaacgcacgacaacagtgctaaaaaataaaataaaaatccactgaacaggctgtggagcagcacaggcaacgcacgacaacagcgctaaaataaaataaaaatccactggacaggctgtggagcagcacaggtaacacacgacaacagtgcaaaaaaaaaaaaaaaaaaatccactgaacaggctgtggagcagcacaggtaacacacgacaacagtgctaaaaaataaaataaaaatccactgaacaggctgtggagcagcacaggtaacacacgacaacagtgctaaaaaataaaacaaaaataaaaacgaaagcgttagcaagctagttagcctgccaacgctgatgaaggccagctgataaaagtgctccgtcgcgatgcttcgaccgttagaggtcttccttaggcgttggagcacggtgaaaaagtaaaaaaaaagtaaaaaagtcttgaaaaagactgttaattcaaagaactcaaacagctcagttcaaacagctaacagatacagcagaacaccgctgtgctccggaacaggaagtcatggACAGATGTCTATGAAATTTcaccagatgatacccagctttatctatccatgaagccagaggacacacaccaattagcaaactgcaggattgtcttacagacataaagacatggatgacctctaatttcctgcttttaaactcagataaaactgaagttattgtacttggccccacaaatcttagaaacatggtgtctaaccagatccttactctggatggcattaccctgacctctagtaatactgtgagaaatcttggagtcatttttgatcaggatatgtcattcaaagcgcatattaaacaaatatgtaggactgcttttttgcatttgcgcaatatctctaaaattagaaaggtcttgtctcagagtgatgctgaaaaactaattcatgcatttatttcctctaggctggactattgtaattcattattatcaggttgtcctaaaagttccctaaaaaagccttcagttaattcaaaatgctgcagctagagtactgacggggactagaaggagagagcatatctcacccatattggcctctcttcattggcttcctgttaattctagaatagaatttaaaattcttcttcttacttataaggttttgaataatcaggtcccatcttatcttagggacctcgtagtaccatatcaccccaatagagcgcttcgctctcagactgcaggcttacttgtagttcctagggtttgtaagagtagaatgggaggcagagccttcagctttcaggctcctctcctgtggaaccagctcccaattcagatcagggagacagacaccctctctacttttaagattaggcttaaaactttcctttttgctaaagcttatagttagggctggatcaggtgaccctgaaccatcccttagttatgctgctatagacttagactgctggggggttcccatgatgcactgtttctttctctttttgctctgtatgcaccactctgcatttaatcattagtgatcgatctctgctcccctccacagcatgtctttttcctggttctctccctcagccccaaccagtcccagcagaagactgcccctccctgagcctggttctgctggaggtttcttcctgttaaaagggagtttttccttcccactgtagccaagtgcttgctcacagggggtcgttttgaccgttggggttttacataattattgtatggccttgccttacaatataaagcgccttggggcaactgtttgttgtgatttggcgctatataaaaaaattgattgattgttgctGTGTGGCATAAAAATGGATAATGTGTATTTATGATGAAAACACAACCAGATAGATGGATAACAAGGTTTTATCTGCATTTTTACATCATGTCTtcttcagaaagagactttaggtgcattttgggtggagggaaaaaaaaaaaaaatcagtttgtatTTTGTTAAGGCGTCGCGcggcttcagctgtttttagtgacgAGACACAGAGAGCAGCTCAGAgataaaaaactaacaaaaatatatctttgtaaagctcagtgagcTGTGCTGCCGTCTGCCACAAGAACAGCTGATGAACCGCTAAAAGGAGGCATTACAGCAGCCGAACCGTTTTAATGCTGTGATGTAGCCAAACGattcacacaaataaaacacacatacagtaAAGTTAAAacaccacataaaaacaaaacatgtcacagcaccacgagGTATTTAAAAccagctttttttgggggggggggggggacggggGGGACTACTTACTTTGAAATCAGAGATGCATTTTCAGTCAGTCGCACATCCGGTGTTGCTGACTGAAcagcccccctaaaaatcagcctGCCCCCCCTCACTGTCTGAGACTAagtttcttcacccaaagcgatcaatgacaaagtaaaacatcttaaatcattctaaagtcagttttaagcagaaacaatgtgataatcagtgaatcaccgCTGactctccaaaatgacgcatgggcagtgaaggcggggcagaccaatttttagggggcgaCTGTTTGGTTGGCGACGCCGGCTACTTCTTTTGTGAGGTTTCACTCAcgtgttttcttgttttcagtgtGGCTGTTGTTTTGATACTTTCCAGTCGATCAACGTGGAAGCAAACCAGAAGTGACGTCGtctgattactttttcaaagtaagtgTGGTAACACTGTCTGAGGAGGACGTCCTGCAGACAGACTGGATCTGTGTCGAGTCTGATTCGAAGATCAGATCTCACTGCGGATCAGCAGATCAGCGTGCCGACAGCAGCACTGACACTCTAAACAAGCTCAACGTTCTTCTGATGTCTGTGATTTATTAGAAAATTAACACAACCTCAGCTCACAatgcttttattctgaaataCATGTAGGAAGTGCACAGCCTGAACAGAAAACTGACAGCTTAATGTTCCATCACCATGGTAACAGGACACCCAGATCACCCACATCTTACAAACATGATTAGAAATCAATAATCAGAGTCATTAATCACATGATATGAAgtaatgtgtgtttgtttatgcAGCAACTTATTTCCAGAAAGTTCTGTTCTGAACCGGATCAAACGTTCTGGACCTGAGACACATCTGGAATGTTCTGCAACTTCCACCACTCAGACATCTCAGTTAAAGTCCTTCCTGTTAAAACGTCAGAGGCAGTTTGTGCGGCCATCACCATGTCACGTTTGGGGGCGGCGGCTCCGCCACAGAACCACCAAAAGTCAAACATCCGCAGCGATCCTGGTTCGGTCACGATACGACCTCTTCCCGCACTTGCGGCTCCGAATCATTGACGGCGATGACTGTTTCTTCCTGTTTGTATGTCAAGTCTCCATCTTCGTCAGAAAACATGGGCGGGGCTTCCTCAGAGGGCGGCTCCACCACACCGTGCATGCGCTTCTTGTGCTGTTTGAGGTTTCCGTGGCGGTTGAAGCGGGCGGTGCACAGGTCGCAGCCGTACGGCCGCTCGCCTGTGTGGATGATAATGTGGCGCTCCAGCTGAGACTTGCACTTCTTGTCTTTGCCACAGATGTGACAGACAAAACTCTGAGGAAGTCTGGCGCCGTTGTCGTGCACGACCTCACGGTGCCTCTTCAGGTGACTGAGTCGTCGGAAGCGGCGGCTGCAGAATTCACAGGCGTGAGGTCGGAGGTCGCTGTGAATTACAGAGTGACTTGCCAGCAGTGACTTGAACTTAAACACTTTGCCACAGTTCAAGCACGGGAAGAGTTTGGGCGCTGACGGGCTCCTCTTGCAGCCGCTAGCGAGCAGCGGCCCCTCACTGACTTTAAGCTTCTGGTGCATGCGGGCGTGATGCTGCTGGAGGGAGATGCGGCAATGGAAGCCGCGCAAACAGAAGGAGCAGCGGTATGGTTTATCGCCCGAGTGAACATGAGCGTGACTGGCGAGGTGTGCCTCCGACTTCAGCCGCTTGCCGCACACCGTGCAGGTCAGAGACGTGTTGCCGAGATAGCTCTGCTCAGCCTCCACGCTGCCGCTGTGAATGAGAATCTTATGGCGTTTGAGCTGGTACGTGCGGGCGAATTTGCGTCCACAGGTGTCACAGTGGTGCGGCCGCTCGCCTGTGTGCGTCTGGTAGTGGACACTCAGCTGTGACTTACTTTTGAACTCTCTGCCGCACAGATCGCACAGCAGAGAGCACGGCCTCGGGGGCCTGGCGGCCCCATCAGCATGGACGATCTTCTTGTGGTGCTCCAGGTCATTGACCCTCATGTATGCTTTGGGGCAGAGGTCGCAGCAGTGAGGTTTGACGCCGGAGTGGATGACCTCGTGCGTCTTCAGCCTGGACCTGCAGTTGAAGGTTTTCCCGCAGATGGCGCACAGCCAGGACTGCTCATTGGCGCGCAGCTTCTCTACTTTAAGCACGCCGTTAGGGTGCAGGTGGTTGAGGTGGTGCTGCAAGTTGTCTCGGCGGTTGAAGCGCAGGTCGCACAGGCTGCAGGTGTACGGTTTCTGGCCTGTGTGGATGAAGGAGTGGCGCGCCAGACTGGACTTACACTTCATCACTttgccacaaatgtcacacacgaTGCTACTCGACTCCACCTTCTCCGCATCAGCGTCTCCATCCTCGTTCTCCGTGCAGGCAGGAAGCACAACCATCATGCCATTAATGGGAGGAGGGGACGGGTGAGAGGTAGCACCTGGGGGAGAAAAGAGActtaggaggggaaaaaaaaaaaacaacaaacaggcCAGAAGGTTTTCCTACAAGCAATACAGAGTGCTCACTAGGGGGCAGACAAGGACTGAATGACCACAGACCAACACTCAAGGAGGTGATGTGTTTCATCATACAGCTGATGAAActctgctgccccctgcaggttaGCATGCAGGACCAGAGACCAGGTTTATGAATCTGAAGTGACATTTACTGAAATGTACAGTTATAACCACACAGTGTCTGCCAGTCTAGCACCCCCTTCTGACAGCTTGGTATAACTACACCTCTACcatgcatatttcacccatattgacctctcttcattggcttcctgttaattctacaacccctggcaataattatggaatcaccggcctcggaggatgttcattcagttgtttaattttgtagaaaaaaagcagatcacagacatgacacaaaattaaagtcacttcaaatggcaactttctggctttaagaaacactataagaaatcagggaaaaaaaaattgtggcagtcagtaacggttacttttttagaccaagcagagggaaaaaaatatggactcactcaattctgaggaataaattatggaatcaccttgtaaattttcatccccaaaactaacacctgcatcaaatcagatctgctcgttagtctgcatctaaaaaggagtgatcacacctt is from Thalassophryne amazonica chromosome 1, fThaAma1.1, whole genome shotgun sequence and encodes:
- the LOC117518817 gene encoding zinc finger protein 16-like; the encoded protein is MVVLPACTENEDGDADAEKVESSSIVCDICGKVMKCKSSLARHSFIHTGQKPYTCSLCDLRFNRRDNLQHHLNHLHPNGVLKVEKLRANEQSWLCAICGKTFNCRSRLKTHEVIHSGVKPHCCDLCPKAYMRVNDLEHHKKIVHADGAARPPRPCSLLCDLCGREFKSKSQLSVHYQTHTGERPHHCDTCGRKFARTYQLKRHKILIHSGSVEAEQSYLGNTSLTCTVCGKRLKSEAHLASHAHVHSGDKPYRCSFCLRGFHCRISLQQHHARMHQKLKVSEGPLLASGCKRSPSAPKLFPCLNCGKVFKFKSLLASHSVIHSDLRPHACEFCSRRFRRLSHLKRHREVVHDNGARLPQSFVCHICGKDKKCKSQLERHIIIHTGERPYGCDLCTARFNRHGNLKQHKKRMHGVVEPPSEEAPPMFSDEDGDLTYKQEETVIAVNDSEPQVREEVVS